GATTGGGAAATTCGTTTTGATGAGGGTAAATTAAATAAAGAGAGTAATTTTTTACATCTTTATAATGCAAAATTATATGTAAAAAATACCCCTGTGATGTATTTGCCGTATTTTGGTTTTAGCGTAGACACTAAAAGAAAAAGTGGTTTGTTAATTCCTCAGGTGGTTTTAAAACAAAGTGAGGGGTTATATTATAACCAACCAATCTATTATGTTATTGATGATAATGCAGATATTCAATTTGAACCTCAAATTAGAACAAAAAGAGGTTATGGATTATACTCAACTTTAAGATTTATTGATGGTCCTTATTCTCAAGGTGAAATTAGCGGTGGTGTTTTTGGAGAAAAATCAAGCTATAAAAAAGAAGAAAATTTAAAAAACAAAGAACATTATGGTTTAGAGATTAAATATTCAAGTGAAGCTTTATTCAAGAGCCTTTTGAGTGATGAATTTCAAGAAGGCTTATGGATTGATGCTACTTATTTAAATGATGTAGATTATATGAACTTAAGCTCTAGTGCAAAAACTGAAGCTTCTTTGGTTACCTCAAAAATAAATTATTTCTTATCTGATGATGATAATTATTATGGTGCTTATGCAAAGTATTATATAGATACTTCTAAAATTAGTAACAAAGATACCATGCAAGAATACCCTTCTTTTCAATATCATAGATACTTAAATGGTTTTTTTGATAACTATATACAGTATAGCTTAGATGCTTCTTTTCATAGATATTATAGACATACGGGTATTTATGCTAAAACTTTAGATTTTGATTTGCCTTTAATTTATCACACAAGTTTTTTGGATGATTTTTTAAATTTTGCCTTTACAGAAAGAATTTATGCAAATTTTGTAGATTATTCTAATACAGACAGTAAAAATCAAGAGCATTTGTTTAGAAATTCACATAATTTTTCTTTATATACAGATCTTTCTAAACCTTATGAAAATTTTTATCATACCTTATATTTAGGTGCTAATTATTTTATACCTGGAGCCAAATCAGGTAAGATTACTGAGGATTTTATAGAATTAAAAGATGATCCTGAGCAGTTTAATTTTTCGATGTATCAATATTTTTATAGTGCTTTAGGCAAAAAAAAACTATATCATAGTTTGAAGGCTAAATATTTTACCAAAGAAGGTAGTTTTGGTGGTTTTGATAATGTTGTGGAATATTTTTATAATGATTATATAAGTTTAAGAAATGAGGCAGAATATTCAGGTGTAGATAATCACTTTGATAAAGTATTTAGTGAAGTCTTATTTGATTATGGTGAGTGGAAAGTTAGTTTAAATCATGCTTATAGAATATATGAAAAAGAAAAATATAATTTTTTAGGAACTAAAGCTCAGTATGATATAAATACTAACTATCAAATATTTGGTGGTTTGTGGTTTGATCTAAATAAAGATCCTGAAAAATGGGAGATAGGTTATACTTATCAAAGAAAGTGTTGGAATTATTCTTTGATGTATCGTAAGGATATTTCACCTAAACTTACTAGTGGTGGGATTAGCGCTAAAGATCAAAGCGGTGTATATTTTATGTTTAATTTTTATCCTTTGGGTGGAGTATCTTATGATTTTTCTTTGGAAGAAAATGAAAGGTCTATATAATGTTTTTTGAAGATGAAAAAGAAGCACTTGAAAGATTATATGATTTACTTCCATTAAATAAATTAAAAGATTACATCATTATTACTCCTTCTTTAAAATCTATAGTTTTTGTTGATGCGTTGGCAAAAAAATTAGAAATACCCTATGATTTTTTATTTACAGAGCAAATCAAAGCTCCTAATAATGATGAATGTCAAATAGCTATGATTAGTGAAACAAAAGAATTGGTTTATAATGAAGCCTTGGTTAAGGCTTTTGATATAAGCTTAGATTATATTTATGGTGAGGCAAATAGGACTTATGAGGAAAAAATTTTAAAGAATGTATATCGTTATAGAAAAGGTAATCTTTTAAAAGATTTAAAAGGAAAAAATATTTTAATGTTACATGAGGGATGTGAGAGTGGGATTACTGCTTCTTCATGTATAAAAAGTTTGTTAAAAGAAGAGGTTAGTAGTATTATTTATGCCACTGCTTTAATGCCAAGTGATGTATATGATTATATTAGTGTTTTTGCAGATGAGGTTTATTGTGTGCAAAAAATTGATCATTTTGTAGATATTGAGTTTTATTTTAAAAATAAAACGATTTTGCAAGCTCACGAAATTTTAGATATTTTAGAAGAAAGCAGGTATTATTTACCTTTAAAAAAATAAATTTATATCTGAGCAATAAGTTGTTTAGATATAAATTTATAGGCAAAATAAAAACAGGCTTTTTAAGTTTTAGTTTTTAAAATTTAAAAAGCTTATTTGGTTTTGCCTATGATAAAAATTTAAAGGAAAATCATGCGACATGAAATAAATATCAATAATCACCTTGAAATATTTGATACCGATAAAGTGGCAAAACAAGCAGCAGGTGCAGTTTTAATGCAAGAAAAAAATGCAGTAGTTTTAGCAACTGTAGCAAGAGAAGAAAAAATGGTAGAAGAGGATTTTTTACCTCTTACAGTACAATATATAGAAAAAGCTTATGCAGCAGGTAAAATTCCAGGAGGTTATGTAAAAAGAGAAACTAAGCCAGGTGACAATGAAACATTGAGTGCTAGGATTATAGATAGAAGTTTAAGACCTCTTTTTCCAAAAGGATATGCATATCCAACCCAAATTGTTGTAATGGTTCTTTCTGCTGATCCTGAAGTAGATTTACAAGTGATGAGTTTAAATGCCGCAAGCATTGCTTTGTATTTAAGTGATATCCCTATTAAAGCACCAGTTTGTGGTGTAAGAATAGGTCGTATAAACAATGAATTTGTTTTAAATCCAAGTAATAGTGAGTTAAAAAATAGCACCCTAGATCTTTATGTAGCAGGCGTTAAAGATGAGCTTTTAATGATAGAAATGAGAGCTTTGGCAAACAAGCAAGATGATAAACACCGTATGAATGAACTTAGCGAAGATGATACTTTAAAGGCTTTAGATTTTGCAAGTAGCGCAATCTTACGTGGTTCCAATGAATATGAAAAAGCATTTGCTGCTTATAGGAAAAATTCTAAACTCGAGTTTAAAATAGAGTCAGATAATATTCAAATTATTGACTATATAAAAAATACTTATATAACAAAACTCAAAATTGCTATTAACCAAATGGCAAAAAGTGAAAGAGCAAGTGAAATTTTACAAATAGCAAAAGAGATTGAAAGTGAATCTATGGCTATTGAAAACGAATGGAAATTTGAAGATATTGAAAAAGCTTTACATGTATGCAAAAGAGAACTTATTAGAAACCAAATTATTAATGAAAATAAAAGAGCGGATGGTAGAGGTTTAAAGGATGTTAGAAAAATAGACATAGAAACAAATATTTTACCAAGTGCACATGGATCTTGTCTTTTTACTAGAGGGCAAACCCAGGCCTTAGTTGTGGCCACCTTGGGAAATGATAATGATGCGCAAATGTCAGATATGCTTACAGAAAAAAATCCAATTTGTGAAAAATTTATGGTTAATTATAATTTTCCAGGTTTTTCGGTGGGTGAAGCTAGCCCTATAAAAGCTCCTGGTAGAAGAGAGCTTGGCCATGGAAATTTAGCAAAAAGAGCTTTGTATCCTAGTGTTGATACAGATTATGTTCATACGATTCGTTTGGTTTCTGAAATTTTAGAAAGTAATGGCTCTAGTTCTATGGCTACTGTTTGTGGTGGTGCATTGGCTTTAAGAGCTGCAGGAGTAAAAAGTGAAAAACTGGTAGCAGGTGTGGCGATGGGGCTTGTTTTTGAAGATGAAAAATATGCTATTTTAACCGATATCATGGGACTTGAAGATCATGATGGAGATATGGATTTTAAAGTGGCAGGAAGCTATGATGGAATCACTGCTTTGCAGATGGATATAAAACTTGGTGGTATAGAGCAACAGGTTTTAAAAGAGGCTTTATATCAAGCAAAAGAAGCTAGGGAACACATTTTGCAATTAATGGAAGAGGCTAATCAAAACATAGTTGTCAATGAAGCTATTTTGCCAAAGATTGAAATTTTTAATGTAGATCCAAATAAAATTCCTGATATTATAGGTCAAGGTGGTAAAACCATTAAAGAAATCATTGAAAAATTTGAAGTTAATATTGATTTAGACAGAGATAAAGGTGAGGTTAAAATAGCAGGAATTGATCATGATTTGATTTCTCAAAGTAAAGAGTATATATTAAATTTACTTCACTCTAAAGGTTCTAACAAAAAGCGCGACAAAAAGGAAATGCCTAAGTTTGATATCGGAGAAGAATTTTTAGGACGAGTTCAAAAGGTTGTAGAATTTGGAGTTTTTGTAGAGCTTAAAGAAGGCGTGGATGGTTTATTACATAATTCTAAGATTAAAGAAAAGTTAGAGGTAGGATATGAAATTAAAGTTAAAGTTGCAGAAATCAAAAATGGAAAAGTATCTTTAGATTTAGCCTAAATTTTGAGCATATTAAAAAATATACTCAAAATTTTATATTATATCTTGACAAAAGAATATTCTTTTGGCATAATTTCGTTTTTTGATTGTCTCGTTAGCTCAGCCGGTAGAGCATCTCCCTTTTAAGGAGGGGGCCGTTGGTTCGAATCCAACACGGGACACCACTAAATCTTTATGGTCGCTTAGCTCAGTTGGTAGAGCGCCACCCTTACAAGGTGGATGTCATAAGTTCGAGTCTTATAGTGACCACCATTCTTTTATTGTTTTAGGTGCGGCGGTAGTTCAGCTGGTTAGAATATCGGCCTGTCACGCCGGAGGTCGCGGGTTCGAGCCCCGTCCGCCGCGCCATTGTCTCGTTAGCTCAGCCGGTAGAGCATCTCCCTTTTAAGGAGGGGGCCGTTGGTTCGAATCCAACACGGGACACCACTAAATCTTTATGGTCGCTTAGCTCAGTTGGTAGAGCGCCACCCTTACAAGGTGGATGTCATAAGTTCGAGTCTTATAGTGACCACCATTCTTTTATTGTTTTAGGTGCGGCGGTAGTTCAGCTGGTTAGAATATCGGCCTGTCACGCCGGAGGTCGCGGGTTCGAGCCCCGTCCGCCGCGCCATTGTCTCGTTAGCTCAGCCGGTAGAGCATCTCCCTTTTAAGGAGGGGGCCGTTGGTTCGAATCCAACACGGGACACCACTTATTGACCCTTTCGTCTAGTGGCTCAGGACGTCACTCTCTCTGTGTGATAACAGAGGTTCAAATCCTCTAGGGGTCGCCATGAATGCATATCGTAATCAAATACAATAGATTAAAATTTACTTTACTCCTCTTTTTCGTATTTTTCTAATCATTCACCCATAACACACCTATAAAACCCACTCTATCTTTTTTCCTTCTTTTTCTCAACAGCTCTTCCTTTTTTATTTTCTAAAAATAATTTTCTTTTCTCAACAATCTCCTGCCCCCCCCTTTTTTTTCTTTTTTTTAACTATAATTTACACACTTGTACTACCATAAATAACAAATATAAACTCATCCTAAAACAAATTTCTTTAAATGTCTAATCTACATTTAATAAAACTTTAAGCTTTTATTGCTATAATTTCATTTCCTTTTTAAACGAAAGGGTTTTAAAAAGATAAGACTTTTTGTCTTAATTTTTTAGTATTTGTTCTTTAAATTATTAATATTGTTAATCAAATCTTATAGTCAATCTTTGAAATCTAAATAAGTGATCGATTGAGCCAGAAAGATTTATTTTTAAATCTTAACAATCAACTTTTTCTTTGAAGAAAAAGATTAAACTTTTCCAATTATTTTTTTATGGAGAGTTTGATCCTGGCTCAGAGTGAACGCTGGCGGCGTGCCTAATACATGCAAGTCGAACGATGAAGCTTTTAGCTTGCTAGAAGTGGATTAGTGGCGCACGGGTGAGTAAGGTATAGTTAATCTGCCCTACACAAGAGGACAACAGTTGGAAACGACTGCTAATACTCTATACTCCTGCTTAACACAAGTTGAGTAGGGAAAGTTTTTTCGGTGTAGGATGAGACTATATAGTATCAGCTAGTTGGTGAGGTAATGGCTCACCAAGGCTATGACGCTTAACTGGTCTGAGAGGATGATCAGTCACACTGGAACTGAGACACGGTCCAGACTCCTACGGGAGGCAGCAGTAGGGAATATTGCGCAATGGGGGAAACCCTGACGCAGCAACGCCGCGTGGAGGATGACACTTTTCGGAGCGTAAACTCCTTTTCTTAGGGAAGAATTCTGACGGTACCTAAGGAATAAGCACCGGCTAACTCCGTGCCAGCAGCCGCGGTAATACGGAGGGTGCAAGCGTTACTCGGAATCACTGGGCGTAAAGGGCGCGTAGGCGGATTATCAAGTCTCTTGTGAAATCCAACGGCTTAACCGTTGAACTGCTTGGGAAACTGGTAGTCTAGAGTGAGGGAGAGGCAGATGGAATTGGTGGTGTAGGGGTAAAATCCGTAGATATCACCAAGAATACCCATTGCGAAGGCGATCTGCTGGAACTTAACTGACGCTAAGGCGCGAAAGCGTGGGGAGCAAACAGGATTAGATACCCTGGTAGTCCACGCCCTAAACGATGTACACTAGTTGTTGGGGTGCTAGTCATCTCAGTAATGCAGCTAACGCATTAAGTGTACCGCCTGGGGAGTACGGTCGCAAGATTAAAACTCAAAGGAATAGACGGGGACCCGCACAAGCGGTGGAGCATGTGGTTTAATTCGAAGATACGCGAAGAACCTTACCTGGGCTTGATATCCTAAGAACCTTTTAGAGATAAGAGGGTGCTAGCTTGCTAGAACTTAGAGACAGGTGCTGCACGGCTGTCGTCAGCTCGTGTCGTGAGATGTTGGGTTAAGTCCCGCAACGAGCGCAACCCACGTATTTAGTTGCTAACGGTTCGGCCGAGCACTCTAAATAGACTGCCTTCGTAAGGAGGAGGAAGGTGTGGACGACGTCAAGTCATCATGGCCCTTATGCCCAGGGCGACACACGTGCTACAATGGCATATACAATGAGACGCAATACCGCGAGGTGGAGCAAATCTATAAAATATGTCCCAGTTCGGATTGTTCTCTGCAACTCGAGAGCATGAAGCCGGAATCGCTAGTAATCGTAGATCAGCCATGCTACGGTGAATACGTTCCCGGGTCTTGTACTCACCGCCCGTCACACCATGGGAGTTGATTTCACTCGAAGCCGGAATACTAAACTAGTTACCGTCCACAGTGGAATCAGCGACTGGGGTGAAGTCGTAACAAGGTAACCGTAGGAGAACCTGCGGTTGGATCACCTCCTTTCTAGAGTACAAACTGATAAGTCTCACAACTATCAGTTCACATATAGACTCAATCATCCTTGTTTAGATTTCAAAGATTGATGAAAAGCTAATTTTGGGGAATTAGCTCAGCTGGGAGAGCGCCTGCTTTGCACGCAGGAGGTCAGCGGTTCGATCCCGCTATTCTCCACCATTTATTAAGGGCCTATAGCTCAGCTGGTTAGAGTGCACCCCTGATAAGGGTGAGGTCACAAGTTCAAGTCTTGTTAGGCCCACCATAAAAAGATTTGTTTATCAATTATATAATAAAGTTTTAAAACTTAAAGCAAGTATATAACTAATAATAAAGCAGCAATTAAAGTAAAATACTTTATTGTTTATGTTTTTAAATTATTTAAACTCTTTATATATACTTCCTTTAGGTTTTAAGACCTAAGCTAAATAAATAATAGAATATTTTATATATTAGATTAGTTATTTAATGTTATTTGAATTATCATTGTTAAGAGTCACAAGCAAGTTTTAATAAAAACAATTTTACAGGACTTGTTAAAGGATAAAACCTAACTATCTTTTCTTTAGCTTTTAGTTAAAGACAAGTTTTAAACTCACAGCTTAGTGAGACTAATTTGTTTAGTTTTATTAAGTGTTTAAATGCTTTCCGTCTTAAGATAGCAAAGTCTTATCATAAAAACTTTAACAAGGAAGTGATGCGTTTTAGAATGAATTTAAAAGGTAAGCTATTAAGAGCGAATGGTGGATGCCTTGGCTGGTAAAGGCGATGAAGGACGTACTAGACTGCGATAAGCTACGGGGAGCTGTCAAGAAGCTTTGATCCGTAGATTTCCGAATGGGGCAACCCAGTATATAGAGATATATACTACCATAATGGAGCGAACGTAGGGAATTGAAACATCTTAGTACCTACAGGAAAAGAAATCAATAGAGATTGCGTCAGTAGCGGCGAGCGAAAGCGCAAGAGGGCAAACCCAGTGCTTGCACTGGGGTTGTAGGACTGCAATGTGCAATAGGTGAGGTTAGTAGAACACTCTGGAAAGTGTAGCCATAGAGGGTGATAGTCCCGTATACGAAAACCAAACCTTAGCTAGCAGTATCCTGAGTAGGGCGGGACACGAGGAATCCTGTCTGAAGCTGGGTCGACCACGATCCAACCCTAAATACTACTACCAGACCGATAGTGCACAAGTACCGTGAGGGAAAGGTGAAAAGAACTGAGGTGATCAGAGTGAAATAGAACCTGAAACCATTTGCTTACAATCATTCAGAGCACTATGTAGCAATACAGTGTGATGGACTGCCTTTTGCATAATGAGCCTGCGAGTTGTGGTGTCTGGCAAGGTTAAGCACACGCGAAGCCGTAGCGAAAGCGAGTCTGAATAGGGCGCTTAAGTCAGATGCTGCAGACCCGAAACGAAGTGATCTATCCATGAGCAAGTTGAAGCTAGTGTAAGAACTAGTGGAGGACTGAACCGATAGGCGTTGAAAAGCCCCCGGATGACTTGTGGATAGGGGTGAAAGGCCAATCAAACTTCGTGATAGCTGGTTCTCTCCGAAATATATTTAGGTATAGCGTTGTGTCGTAGTATAAGGGGTAGAGCACTGAATGGGCTAGGGCATACACCAATGTACCAAACCCTATCAAACTCCGAATACCTTATATGTAATCACAGCAGTCAGGCGGCGAGTGATAAAATCCGTCGTCAAGAGGGAAACAACCCAGACTACCAGCTAAGGTCCCTAAATCTTACTTAAGTGGAAAACGATGTGAAGTTACTTAAACAACCAGGAGGTTGGCTTAGAAGCAGCCATCCTTTAAAGAAAGCGTAATAGCTCACTGGTCTAGTGATTTTGCGCGGAAAATATAACGGGGCTAAAGTAAGTACCGAAGCTGTAGACTTGATTTTATCAAGTGGTAGGAGAGCGTTCTATTTGCGCCGAAGGTATACCGGTAAGGAGTGCTGGAGCGAATAGAAGTGAGCATGCAGGCATGAGTAGCGATAATTAATGTGAGAATCATTAACGCCGTAAACCCAAGGTTTCCTACGCGATGCTCGTCATCGTAGGGTTAGTCGGGTCCTAAGTCGAGTCCGAAAGGGGTAGACGATGGCAAATTGGTTAATATTCCAATACCAACATTAGTGTGCGATGGAAGGACGCTTAGGGCTAAGCAAGCTAGCGGATGGAAGTGCTAGTCTAAGGTCGTAGGAGGTTATATAGGCAAATCCGTATAACAATACTCTGAGAACTGAAAGGCTCTTCAAAGTCTTCGGACAGCGAGGAGAATTGCTGATGCCGTCGAGCCAAGAAAAGTTTCTAAGTTTAGCTAATGTTGCCCGTACCGTAAACCGACACAGGTGGGTGGGATGAGTATTCTAAGGCGCGTGGAAGAACTCTCTTTAAGGAACTCTGCAAAATAGCACCGTATCTTCGGTATAAGGTGTGGTTCGCTTCGTATTAGGATTTACTCCGAAAGCGAAGAAACTTACAACAAAGAGTCCCTCCCGACTGTTTACCAAAAACACAGCACTCTGCTAACTCGTAAGAGGATGTATAGGGTGTGACGCCTGCCCGGTGCTCGAAGGTTAATTGATGGGGTTAGCATTAGCGAAGCTCTTGATCGAAGCCCGAGTAAACGGCGGCCGTAACTATAACGGTCCTAAGGTAGCGAAATTCCTTGTCGGTTAAATACCGACCTGCATGAATGGCGTAACGAGATGGGAGCTGTCTCAAAGAGGGATCCAGTGAAATTGTAGTGGAGGTGAAAATTCCTCCTACCCGCGGCAAGACGGAAAGACCCCGTGGACCTTTACTACAGCTTGACACTGCTATTTGGATAAGAATGTGCAGGATAGGTGGGAGGCTTTGAGTATATGACGCCAGTTGTATATGAGCCGTTGTTGAGATACCACTCTTTCTTATTTGGGTAGCTAACCAGCTTGAGTTATCCTCAAGTGGGACAATGTCTGGTGGGTAGTTTGACTGGGGCGGTCGCCTCCCAAATAATAACGGAGGCTTACAAAGGTTGGCTCAGAACGGTTGGAAATCGTTCGTAGAGTATAAAGGTATAAGCCAGCTTAACTGCAAGACATACAAGTCAAGCAGAGACGAAAGTCGGTCTTAGTGATCCGGTGGTTCTGTGTGGAAGGGCCATCGCTCAAAGGATAAAAGGTACCCCGGGGATAACAGGCTGATCTCCCCCAAGAGCTCACATCGACGGGGAGGTTTGGCACCTCGATGTCGGCTCATCGCATCCTGGGGCTGGAGCAGGTCCCAAGGGTATGGCTGTTCGCCATTTAAAGCGGTACGCGAGCTGGGTTCAGAACGTCGTGAGACAGTTCGGTCCCTATCTGCCGTGGGCGTAAGAAGATTGAAGAGATTTGACCCTAGTACGAGAGGACCGGGTTGAACAAACCACTGGTGTAGCTGTTGTTCTGCCAAGAGCATCGCAGCGTAGCTAAGTTTGGAACGGATAAACGCTGAAAGCATCTAAGCGTGAAGCCAACTCTAAGATGAATCTTCTCTAAGCTCTCTAGAAGACTACTAGTTTGATAGGCTGGGTGTGTAATGGATGAAAGTCCTTTAGCTGACCAGTACTAATAGAGCGTTTGGCTTATCTTATTTAAGCATCACTTCCTTGTTAAGGTTTTTAATAAAGCTTTGAACGTTTTTATATGAAAACTATATTAGCTTATAAAATCTTACAAGTAAAGTTTATATTAGAACTTGCTCTTAACATTGTTTTTTAAGTATTCTAAAACAATAAAGTGATTAGTTTAGTAAAATATCTAAATATAAGAATAAGATGAAAGCTAAAAATGATTTTAATCTAGTTTTTATTATGCTATATTAAATAGAATATTTAAATAACAATGTCCGTGATTATACAGATGTGGAGACGCCTTGCTCCATCCCGAACCAAGAAGCTAAGCACATCGTGGGTGATGATACTACGCCTTACTGGCAGGGGGAAAGTAGCTCATTGCGGACTTGTTAATTCTACTTATTATTCTTACTTTATATATAATTTAATTCATATTTTTTTATTTTTAAATTTTTATGGTTTTAGATTATATTTCTTATATTTCTTATATTTCTTATATTTCTTATATTTCTTATATTTCTTATATTTCTTATATTTCTTATATTTCTTATATTTCTTATATTTCTTATATTTCTTATATTTCTTATATTTCTTATATTTCTTATATTTCTTATATTTCTTTCTTATCGCTCTTAATTATTTATAGTTTTTTTATTTTTATGGGTTTTAATGACTTAACTTTTGGTTTTTGGGTGGTTGGGTAGTTGTATTTATGTTAGCATATGGTTAGATAAAATATTTATCAAGAATTAAATATTTGGTTGTTTTAGCTGTTTGTTATGGTTTTTTTGTGTTGCTGGTTATTGAATTGTTTTAATGGCTTATTTGGTGGGTTTATTTTATTTTTTATGGTTTTTATTTAGTGGTTTAGTTAGCTTGGTTGTTGACTGCAGATAGTTTTTAATTTCTAGTTTTTAGTTGTTTGTTTGTGAAAATTTTTAATTAATTTGTTTGATTAGGTGGGGTATTTACTAAGAATTAGAGGGTTTGATTTTTTGATGAAATTTTAAATGAAAAGTTTTGATATAATAAAACTATATAAGGATGTATGATGTTAGATAATAAGTATGATGATAATATTTTTTTTGATAAATATGCCTTAATGCTAAGATCTAAAGTGGGGTTGGATGGTGCTAGTGAATGGGAAGATTTTAAAATATGGTTGCCAAGCTTAAAGGATAAAGTTATATTAGACTTAGGTTGTGGATATGGATGGCATAGTATTTATGCTTTAGAAAATGGCGCTAAAGAAGTTTTTACTATTGATTTATCTTTAAAAATGTTAGATAAAGCTAAGATTAAAACAAGTAAATATAAAAATAAAATATCCTTTTATAGAGGTTCTTGTGAAGAAATAAATAAAATCACTGATTTGCAAAATATAAAATTTGATATAGTTATTAGTTCTTTAGTTTTTTATTATATAAAGGATTATGAAAAATTAATTTTTAATATTTCAAAACTTCTTAATAAAAATATTAGTTTGGTTTTTAGTGTTGAGCATCCCGTTTTTACTGCAAATATTTCCCAAGATTTTATATATGAAAATAATGAGGATATTCAATATTTTCCTGTTAAAAATTATTTTTATGAAAATAAAAATAAATATAATTTTTTAGGCGAGGATGTGGTTAAATATCATCGTACCTTAACAAGTTATATTTCTCCATTATTGCAAAATAATTTTAAAATAACTAATATTATTGAGCTAAAGCTTTCTAATAAAATTATCAATCTTTTTCCTGAATTCAAAAATGAATTTAAAAAAAAAGAATGACATAGACCAATGATGTTGATAATAGCTTGTATGAAAGAGTAGTTTGAACTTGGTTGTAGATAAATTAATATTTTTTTTAAAAAATAACAATGTATTTTTAAGCGGTGGTGCAGGTGTTGGTAAGTCTTTTTTAACTATGGAGCTTATAAAATCTTATAGAGTTCAAGGAAAAATTGTTATTGTATTGGGTTCTACTGCGCTTAGCGCTTTTAATATAGGTGGGGTTACTTTACATAGTTTTTTTGCTTTTAAAAGATGTCAAAATTATGATGAATTATATTATGAAGATAGAAAGCAAAAAGATAAACTAGAAAAATTAAAGAGAATTTTAAAACAATGCGATTTATTGGTTATTGATGAAATCTCTATGGTAAGTGCTTCGTTGATGGAAATGATTTATTATAGATTATCAAGAAGTGGTTTTAATGGTAAAATTTTATTAGTTGGAGATTTTTTTCAACTTCCACCCGTGGTTAACCATAAAGAAAATCAAATTCAAAGTACTTTATTTCAAAATACTTTATATGCTTTTTCTTCGCAAGCCTGGAATGATCTGAAATTTATTAATTTAAAACTTAGTATTGCAAAAAGAACTTTAGATAAACAATTTTATGAATATTTGTTTTTTCTTAGAATGGGCGAAGCAAATAAAGAAATATTGAATTTCTTTAAAAAAATGTTAATTAGTTCAAAAAATTTACTTGAGTATATGGATAAGTATACTTTATTGTGCGCTACCAATAAAAAGACTAATCATATTAATACTGAAAAATTAAATCTTTTACAAGGTAAAGAAAGTATATTTAAGGCAAAAGCTGAAAAACTAGATTGTACTTTAGATGATAAAACTTACGAGCAGTGGATTAATGGACTTAATTCTTTGAGTGAGTTAAAATTGAAAATAGGCGCTAAGATTATTTTTTGTGTGAATAATAAAGAAGAAAATTATTATAATGGGGAACAAGGTGTTGTTTTAGATTTTATAAAAGATAAAGGGCAAGAATATATTCTGATAGAAAAAAATAATGGTGAAAGATTGAAATTAAAACCATATGAATATATTTTAGAAGAGTATGAGTTAGATAAAGATGAAAAACTAGAAGTTAAGATAAAAGCTAAATTTATTCAATTTCCTATAAAACTAGCCTATGCTATAACAATCCATAAATCTCAAGGTATGAGT
This genomic stretch from Campylobacter lari subsp. concheus harbors:
- a CDS encoding ATP-dependent DNA helicase, which translates into the protein MNLVVDKLIFFLKNNNVFLSGGAGVGKSFLTMELIKSYRVQGKIVIVLGSTALSAFNIGGVTLHSFFAFKRCQNYDELYYEDRKQKDKLEKLKRILKQCDLLVIDEISMVSASLMEMIYYRLSRSGFNGKILLVGDFFQLPPVVNHKENQIQSTLFQNTLYAFSSQAWNDLKFINLKLSIAKRTLDKQFYEYLFFLRMGEANKEILNFFKKMLISSKNLLEYMDKYTLLCATNKKTNHINTEKLNLLQGKESIFKAKAEKLDCTLDDKTYEQWINGLNSLSELKLKIGAKIIFCVNNKEENYYNGEQGVVLDFIKDKGQEYILIEKNNGERLKLKPYEYILEEYELDKDEKLEVKIKAKFIQFPIKLAYAITIHKSQGMSIDKLVCDIDGIFEKGQLYVCLSRAINPSNLKIIYNYKMPFEDYFLKILKFDKEVKRFYLQEKFINLEEDRE